From Plectropomus leopardus isolate mb chromosome 4, YSFRI_Pleo_2.0, whole genome shotgun sequence, the proteins below share one genomic window:
- the LOC121942003 gene encoding D(1) dopamine receptor-like, protein MNKTTALALLGAGSREELPAHRVLTGCVLALLIIWTLFGNFTVCAAVCRFRHLRAKVTNIFIVSLALSDLLVAVLVMPWKAVAEVAGFWPFGGFCKTWLACDIMCSTASILNLCVISVDRYWAISSPFLYERSMNKKVASVMIGVTWTVSVVISFVPVQLNWHRAEMRNPFGEDMALKRGDGSCDSSLSRTYAISSSLISFYIPVAIMIVTYTRIYRIAQMQIRMISSLERAAVHAQSCRSDVPELFPDLCTEIGASSYQSQISLHPDSQRSNRELTVSIRKETKVLKTLSIIMGVFVCCWLPFFVLNCALPFCPGPEAPGAQRGPHCVSEKTFDVFVWIGWSNSSLNPVIYAFNADFRDAFLRLLRCRGGGCCAAVSAAVETVMASNEAAHMQQESPPNGKLVVSCAMNNTRGSEDSGNTTVTVFYHRGTAAEQVMDTDESNDKDRLTHIPI, encoded by the coding sequence ATGAATAAAACAACCGCCTTGGCGCTGCTAGGAGCTGGCAGCCGTGAGGAGTTACCGGCGCACCGGGTTTTAACGGGCTGCGTCCTGGCGCTGCTTATCATTTGGACACTTTTTGGCAACTTCACGGTGTGCGCAGCCGTTTGCCGTTTCCGGCACCTGCGCGCCAAAGTAACCAACATTTTCATCGTGTCCCTGGCTCTGTCAGACCTCCTGGTAGCCGTGCTGGTGATGCCCTGGAAAGCTGTGGCTGAGGTGGCTGGCTTCTGGCCGTTTGGGGGATTCTGTAAGACCTGGCTGGCGTGCGACATCATGTGCTCTACGGCCTCCATCCTCAACCTGTGCGTCATCAGTGTGGACCGCTACTGGGCGATCTCCAGCCCGTTCCTCTACGAGAGGAGTATGAACAAGAAGGTGGCTTCAGTCATGATCGGCGTGACCTGGACAGTCTCCGTGGTCATTTCCTTCGTCCCCGTGCAGCTGAACTGGCACCGGGCGGAGATGAGAAATCCATTTGGGGAGGATATGGCGCTTAAGCGTGGTGATGGAAGCTGTGACTCCAGCCTGAGCCGCACCTACGCCATCTCCTCATCCCTCATCAGCTTCTACATCCCCGTGGCTATCATGATTGTCACATACACGCGCATCTACCGGATAGCGCAGATGCAAATCCGGATGATATCCTCCCTGGAGCGGGCGGCGGTGCACGCGCAAAGTTGCCGCTCGGATGTACCTGAACTGTTTCCTGACCTGTGCACGGAAATCGGTGCCAGCTCATATCAGTCTCAAATCAGTCTCCATCCTGACTCTCAGCGCTCTAACCGGGAGCTCACAGTCTCCatcagaaaagagacaaaagtcCTTAAGACTCTCAGCATCATCATGGGTGTCTTTGTCTGCTGCTGGCTGCCATTCTTTGTCCTGAACTGCGCTCTGCCCTTCTGTCCAGGGCCAGAGGCCCCGGGAGCGCAGCGGGGCCCTCACTGCGTCAGCGAAAAAACCTTCGATGTGTTCGTGTGGATCGGCTGGAGCAACTCGTCCCTCAACCCGGTCATTTATGCGTTTAACGCGGACTTCAGAGACGCCTTCCTGCGCCTGTTGCGCTGCCGCGGAGGAGGCTGCTGCGCCGCGGTGAGCGCAGCGGTGGAGACGGTGATGGCGAGCAACGAGGCCGCACACATGCAGCAGGAGAGCCCGCCGAACGGGAAGCTGGTCGTCTCCTGTGCAATGAATAATACCAGGGGGAGCGAGGACAGCGGGAACACCACGGTGACTGTGTTTTATCACAGAGGGACGGCCGCGGAGCAAGTGATGGACACCGACGAGAGCAACGACAAAGACAGACTGACGCACATACCCATATAA